The following proteins come from a genomic window of Edaphobacter sp. 4G125:
- a CDS encoding AraC family transcriptional regulator, with product MKVELPAVVDPVGEALHFLRMSGTFYARSEFGAPWGLDIPPLQNCLMLHVVTAGQCLLDLEGAPSQCLLPGNLALVPHGQGHVLRSAPGTSAAKLFEIDRNPVSERYETIRLGGDGERTTMICGLFKFDDPAAQQLIALLPKVITVDTWASPQSDWMQSTLRMIAAEAREMGPGGETIITRLADILVIHAIRFWITHNPSAQTGWLGALQDAQIGRVITQIHRNPALPWTLESLASLASMSRSAFAARFTELVGEPAMRYLTRWRMNVALTRFAEQHLTVGEVASSLGYESEAAFNRAFKRYLGLSPGAAKQKVIAEKRLIEMH from the coding sequence ATGAAAGTTGAACTACCTGCGGTCGTAGATCCAGTGGGAGAAGCCCTCCACTTTCTTCGCATGAGCGGAACATTTTATGCCCGCTCTGAGTTCGGAGCGCCCTGGGGTCTTGATATTCCTCCGCTCCAGAACTGCCTCATGCTTCATGTCGTGACAGCGGGGCAATGCCTTCTCGACCTGGAAGGAGCGCCAAGCCAATGTCTTCTGCCGGGCAATCTGGCTCTGGTCCCTCATGGCCAAGGCCATGTGCTAAGAAGCGCTCCCGGAACATCTGCGGCAAAACTCTTTGAGATTGACCGCAATCCGGTGAGCGAACGTTACGAGACGATACGGCTCGGTGGAGACGGAGAACGGACCACGATGATCTGCGGCTTGTTCAAATTCGATGATCCCGCAGCGCAACAACTCATCGCGCTTTTGCCGAAGGTCATTACGGTCGATACCTGGGCTTCGCCTCAATCCGACTGGATGCAAAGCACACTGCGCATGATCGCCGCCGAGGCCAGAGAGATGGGGCCTGGTGGAGAGACCATCATCACACGTCTTGCCGACATTCTCGTGATCCACGCGATCCGATTCTGGATCACTCACAATCCTTCTGCCCAGACCGGTTGGCTTGGCGCTCTGCAGGACGCACAGATTGGCCGAGTCATCACACAGATTCATCGGAATCCGGCGTTGCCCTGGACACTCGAGTCTCTTGCCTCGTTGGCCTCCATGTCGCGCTCTGCCTTTGCGGCACGTTTTACCGAACTGGTCGGCGAGCCGGCAATGCGTTACCTGACGCGATGGCGAATGAACGTCGCGCTGACACGATTCGCGGAGCAACACCTTACCGTAGGCGAAGTCGCCAGCTCTCTTGGGTATGAATCGGAAGCCGCGTTCAATCGTGCCTTCAAGCGCTATCTTGGCCTGTCGCCAGGCGCGGCGAAGCAGAAGGTCATCGCAGAAAAGCGATTGATCGAAATGCACTGA
- a CDS encoding carboxypeptidase regulatory-like domain-containing protein, with translation MKLRKQKNILGAGNENCRAEEGFHTHEPRNGLKPVLYPVAFLLVAALLMLFTSRSAMGQTSGRISGTVKDITGAVIPRTTVTVMNEATGVKQSAVTSQDGLYSFPLLPVGIYNITAEASGFQGETREAIKIDVNTALAIDFSLRVSGASDTVMVDASAVQVATTDTQLGQTIESKQVTDIPLNGRSYTDLLAVQAGVSPITTSGAGNSTSGGGFGTVPVAGQENTGQFSIHGQRESDNAYFLNGVSVQETIGQQAGIIPNLDSIAEFRILSSNVDAEYGSFTGGIINVVTKSGTSKFHGSAFEFFRNTSLDARGYFSPARSAFHQNQYGGTFGGPLRKDKIFFFADYQGQRTSQGIETGIVSVPSLLNRGGNFTDSAATLTGTVNGAYLAKTLSGRLGYTVMQNEPFYMKGCTTTSQCVFPNAIIPQRAWGTAPTRMLQYIPMPNLGSNQFSSGSEKNWVHDDKASGRVDFNSARFGTSSIYYFNDKYSLDNPYPAGLGGATVPGNGQVFDAMSSGVDQTVALSNIHAFGATLVNEVRFGWTRLDNKIGTPKGGVGTTLADQGIQAGGQGIIQGFPQQAGVEMMYFNSFAVGTNPFYLAQVNSTYDLSDSVTKTVRNHTVKFGGRYIWFKVKQAPNLVANGTFSFFGTGSQTTGNGYADFLLGLPDFYSQQSSPNFYESAADGDLFAQDSYRIRPNLTINYGLRWDYVTPWAEKYHQTTTFVQGVQSQTFPGAPLGYLVPGDVLPDGSKIPAGIAPTPLNNFSPRFGLAWSPGSSNSFVEKLTGGPGKTSVRLGFGRFIASPQGLTVAYPTGNPPYGLTYTSPESPVMETPFIGALTGTQYIQQFPVNVPSYNVSVSNPDNSVDWSRYTPISGAGSVWYKNKTSYVMQYNLTIERQIGANAVFSAGYIGSLGRHLLTVHGANPGNPALCMSLSRPQDVAPGTPTCGPLGENGVYTRADGTIVNGTRSPFPNTIGTDAYYENMGNSNYNALEVTFRRTTGPLSLLASYTYSKSFDQASSIQEQVDPYDYHRLDSPSAFDLKHNFVVSYNYDLPFALLLRNQNRWVKGWQLSGITRFATGLPVTFASNGDNYLVQVQNNGVNSVSIDMPNYTPGPLRLNGNPRNGREYFNTSLFTPNALGTQGNAKRRMFYGPGLDNYDMALRKLTALGESRSIEARFEMFNVFNHAQFYPNGSVNGNINDPNFGRVQKAADPRIGQAALKFSF, from the coding sequence ATGAAGCTGCGAAAGCAAAAGAATATTTTGGGAGCCGGCAATGAAAATTGCCGTGCAGAAGAAGGATTTCACACGCACGAGCCGCGTAACGGACTGAAACCGGTGTTGTATCCGGTTGCATTTCTTCTGGTGGCTGCACTGTTGATGCTGTTTACCAGCCGCTCGGCAATGGGCCAGACCTCCGGAAGAATCTCAGGAACGGTAAAGGACATTACTGGCGCGGTCATTCCACGGACGACAGTCACAGTCATGAATGAAGCGACAGGAGTGAAGCAGTCCGCTGTCACCAGCCAGGACGGTCTTTATTCCTTCCCTTTACTTCCCGTTGGGATTTACAACATCACCGCCGAAGCCTCCGGGTTTCAAGGTGAGACAAGGGAAGCAATCAAGATCGACGTCAACACAGCGTTGGCCATTGATTTCAGTCTGCGTGTCTCCGGTGCAAGTGACACGGTAATGGTGGATGCTTCGGCCGTGCAGGTTGCAACCACGGATACGCAACTCGGGCAGACCATCGAATCGAAACAGGTGACCGACATTCCCCTGAATGGGCGCAGCTATACAGATCTGCTGGCGGTGCAGGCGGGTGTTTCGCCTATTACGACAAGCGGAGCGGGTAACTCCACCTCAGGCGGAGGCTTTGGCACGGTCCCGGTTGCGGGGCAGGAGAACACGGGACAATTTTCTATTCATGGCCAGCGCGAATCCGACAATGCTTACTTCCTCAATGGCGTGAGCGTGCAGGAGACGATCGGCCAGCAGGCAGGCATCATTCCCAATCTCGATTCCATCGCAGAGTTTCGCATCCTCAGTAGCAATGTCGATGCGGAGTACGGCAGCTTTACCGGCGGCATCATCAACGTGGTGACCAAATCCGGCACCAGCAAATTCCATGGCTCCGCATTTGAGTTCTTTCGCAACACGAGCCTCGATGCGCGCGGATACTTCTCTCCCGCGCGCTCGGCCTTTCATCAGAACCAGTACGGTGGAACCTTCGGCGGTCCGCTTCGCAAAGATAAGATCTTTTTCTTTGCCGACTATCAGGGGCAGCGCACTTCGCAGGGCATCGAAACAGGAATTGTCAGTGTGCCTTCGTTGTTGAATCGTGGTGGTAACTTTACTGATTCTGCTGCCACACTCACCGGAACGGTCAACGGCGCGTATCTCGCCAAGACTCTGTCCGGCCGCCTCGGTTATACCGTAATGCAGAACGAGCCCTTCTATATGAAGGGATGCACGACGACCAGCCAATGCGTCTTTCCCAACGCCATCATTCCGCAGCGCGCCTGGGGGACCGCTCCCACACGCATGCTTCAATACATTCCCATGCCGAATCTCGGAAGCAATCAGTTCTCTTCCGGATCGGAGAAGAACTGGGTTCACGACGACAAGGCCTCGGGCAGAGTGGACTTCAATTCCGCGCGTTTTGGGACCTCGTCCATCTACTACTTCAATGACAAATACAGCCTCGATAATCCTTACCCTGCAGGACTGGGTGGAGCAACGGTTCCAGGCAACGGTCAGGTCTTCGATGCGATGTCCAGTGGCGTCGATCAGACGGTTGCGCTGAGCAATATTCATGCCTTCGGTGCGACTCTGGTCAACGAAGTGCGTTTTGGATGGACGCGGCTCGATAACAAGATCGGTACACCGAAAGGGGGTGTAGGAACCACGCTCGCCGATCAGGGAATCCAGGCAGGAGGCCAGGGCATTATCCAGGGCTTCCCGCAGCAGGCCGGAGTGGAGATGATGTACTTCAACTCCTTCGCGGTCGGAACCAATCCGTTCTATCTGGCACAGGTAAACAGCACCTACGACCTGAGCGACAGCGTCACCAAGACGGTGAGAAACCACACCGTCAAGTTTGGAGGGCGATACATCTGGTTCAAGGTGAAGCAAGCGCCGAACCTTGTTGCGAATGGAACCTTTTCCTTCTTCGGCACAGGCTCGCAGACCACTGGCAACGGTTACGCTGATTTCCTGCTCGGCCTGCCTGACTTCTATTCTCAGCAGTCTTCGCCCAACTTCTATGAGAGTGCAGCCGACGGCGATCTCTTTGCGCAGGACAGCTACCGCATTCGTCCGAACCTGACGATCAACTATGGACTGCGTTGGGACTACGTTACGCCGTGGGCCGAGAAGTATCACCAGACCACGACGTTTGTGCAGGGAGTGCAGTCGCAGACCTTCCCCGGCGCTCCGCTTGGCTATCTTGTTCCGGGCGATGTGCTTCCCGATGGTTCTAAAATTCCTGCCGGGATCGCACCAACGCCGCTTAACAATTTTTCACCACGCTTCGGTCTCGCCTGGTCTCCAGGCTCCTCGAACTCCTTCGTGGAGAAACTTACCGGCGGCCCTGGAAAGACCAGTGTTCGGTTAGGCTTCGGTCGCTTCATCGCCTCGCCGCAGGGACTGACCGTCGCTTATCCAACCGGAAATCCTCCCTACGGCCTCACCTACACCAGCCCTGAGTCGCCCGTGATGGAGACCCCCTTCATCGGTGCGCTCACCGGAACACAGTACATCCAGCAGTTCCCGGTGAATGTGCCGTCGTACAACGTCTCGGTCAGCAATCCGGACAACAGCGTCGACTGGTCGCGCTATACGCCCATCAGCGGAGCAGGCAGTGTCTGGTACAAAAACAAAACCTCGTATGTGATGCAGTACAACCTGACCATTGAGCGCCAGATTGGAGCCAACGCCGTATTCAGCGCTGGATACATCGGTTCGCTCGGACGGCATCTGCTTACGGTTCACGGCGCGAACCCCGGCAATCCTGCGCTCTGCATGAGTCTCAGCAGGCCACAGGATGTCGCTCCCGGAACTCCAACCTGCGGTCCACTTGGCGAAAACGGCGTGTATACGCGCGCCGACGGCACCATCGTCAACGGTACGCGTTCTCCGTTCCCCAATACGATCGGGACGGATGCCTACTACGAGAACATGGGTAACTCCAACTACAACGCGCTGGAAGTAACCTTCCGTCGCACAACCGGTCCGCTGTCGTTGCTTGCCAGCTATACCTACAGCAAGTCCTTCGATCAGGCATCGAGCATTCAGGAACAGGTCGATCCATACGACTATCACCGTCTGGACAGTCCTTCGGCTTTCGACCTGAAGCACAATTTTGTCGTCAGCTACAACTACGATCTTCCCTTTGCGTTGCTGTTGCGAAATCAGAATCGCTGGGTGAAGGGTTGGCAGCTCTCCGGGATCACCCGGTTCGCCACCGGTCTTCCGGTCACCTTTGCCAGCAATGGGGATAACTATCTGGTGCAGGTGCAGAACAACGGCGTGAATTCGGTCAGCATCGATATGCCGAACTATACGCCGGGACCGCTTCGTCTCAACGGGAATCCCCGCAACGGACGCGAGTATTTCAATACTTCACTCTTCACTCCGAATGCGCTCGGCACTCAGGGCAACGCCAAACGGAGGATGTTCTATGGGCCGGGGCTGGACAACTACGATATGGCTCTCCGCAAGCTCACAGCCTTGGGAGAGAGCAGATCCATTGAAGCGCGCTTTGAGATGTTCAACGTCTTCAATCACGCGCAGTTTTATCCCAACGGATCGGTCAATGGAAACATCAACGATCCTAACTTTGGACGCGTACAGAAAGCTGCCGACCCACGCATCGGTCAGGCAGCTCTGAAGTTCAGCTTCTGA
- a CDS encoding metal/formaldehyde-sensitive transcriptional repressor yields MSHSEREKAKLLNRVRKTRGQLDAVERALQGDQDCGDVLMLLAAVRGAVGSLMAEVLEDHIKYHLTDASQERIAPELADDLIDLVRAYVK; encoded by the coding sequence ATGTCCCATAGCGAACGAGAGAAGGCAAAACTGCTGAACCGCGTAAGGAAAACGCGTGGCCAGTTGGATGCAGTAGAACGCGCTTTACAGGGGGATCAGGACTGCGGTGACGTCCTGATGTTGCTTGCCGCCGTTCGCGGAGCGGTAGGCTCCCTGATGGCCGAAGTGCTGGAAGATCACATCAAGTACCATCTCACCGATGCCTCGCAGGAAAGAATCGCCCCCGAACTGGCAGACGACCTGATCGACCTTGTACGCGCTTATGTAAAGTAA